TCGATTGCAATCATATCGGTTCTTTGCACCATTACATCTTGAATCTGCATATCACCAAATTCAAAAACATTTTGTATCATTTCTTTTTCTTCGGTTTGTAGTACACCTTCTTCTTCACTTACCGCAACAATTGTACGCAATTCTTGCTCTGTTATTGTCGGGTAGGAGGAGGTATTTTTAATACCGAATATTCTCATGATTCCATTCGTTAAGAGCATCATAATTTTAACAAATGGAGTCAATAAAACAACCATAATGGAAAGTGGTTTACTGACCACCACTGAGGCTTTCTCAGGGAATTTGGATGCCAATGATTTTGGGGTGATTTCTCCAAATATCAAAACAAGCAATGTCATAGCAGCTGTTGCTATGGCAACACCCGTACTACCAAAAAGATCCAATGCTAATGAGGTTGCTAAAGCAGAAGCACCAATATTTACAATATTATTACCGATAAGAATTGTGCCTAAAAGTTTGCTAGGATCTTTGACGAGCCTATCGATTAAGTCACCACCTTTAATGTTTTCATCCACCATATGCCGGATACGAATTTTACTTAGAGAAGTAAGTGCCGTTTCTGAGGCAGAGAAAAATGCAGATAAACATAAACATCCTAGCAACACAAAAAATTGCCACGTACTATCAGGGTCCAACGTTAAATCACTCCTTGTATTTTGCTGTAAATTTTTTTATTGATACAATTATACCACAAATTTTCCATTTAAAGAGTAAATTTAAAAAATAATTTATCCAATAAGTAAAATCCCAGAAGAGAAAAAACCTTCTGGGATTTTGGCTGGTGTTTCATAATTGATCTATTTTTTTAGAAATGCCTCAATATATTCTTCGTAGGTCATAACTCTATCGTTATATCCATCTGGTTTGATTTCTATGATTCGGTTGGCCACAGTCTGTATGAACTGATGGTCGTGAGAAGCGAATAGAATATTGCTTTTAAAGTCTCTTAAACCATTATTTACAGCAGTGATCGATTCTAGATCCAGATGGTTGGTCGGCTGATCCAAAATAAGAACATTGGCATTGGCGATCATCATTTTAGAAAGCATACATCTTACTTTCTCTCCTCCAGAAAGCACCTGAACCTGCTTCAAGGCTTCATCCCCAGAGAACAACATTCTGCCTAAAAATCCTCTTAAATAGATTTCAGATTGTTCTACAGAAAACTGACGAAGCCAGTCTAGTAGATTTAATTCAACATTGTTGAAAAACTCTGAGTTATCCTTAGGGAAATAGGATTTTGTAATGGTAACACCCCATTTAAAGCTGCCGCTATCTGGCTCCATTTCTCCCATTAAGATTTTAAACAGTGTTGTAATAGCGATTTCGTTGCTTCCAATAAATGCAATCTTATCGCCTTTATTTACGATAAAGCTTATATTATCAAGAACCTTAACGCCATCGATGGTTTTGGACAGGTTTTCCACCAATAAAATATCATTACCCACTTCTCTTTCCATCGTAAACCCAACGAAGGGATATCTTCGAGTAGAAGGCTGAATATCGTCTAGGGTTATTTTATCTAATAATTTTTTACGAGAAGTAGCCTGTTTGGATTTAGAAGCATTTGCGCTAAATCTCGCAATAAATGCCTGTAATTCTTTGATTTTATCTTCTTTCTTTTTGTTTTGGTCCTTATGCATTTGAAGCGCCAATTGGCTGGATTCGTACCAGAAATCGTAGTTTCCAACAAACATTTTAATTTTACCGAAGTCGATATCCACCATATGGGTACATACTTCGTTGAGGAAATGACGATCGTGGGATACGACTAAAACAGTTCCTTCAAAGTCTCCTAAA
Above is a genomic segment from Alkaliphilus oremlandii OhILAs containing:
- a CDS encoding ABC-F family ATP-binding cassette domain-containing protein, which produces MITVNNLSIGFQGQKLFDDVHLKFTPGNCYGVIGANGAGKSTFLRILSGEIEPTTGDVFIAPNTRMSVLKQDHFAYDENEVIQTVIMGNKRLYEIMIEKDAIYAKEDFTDEDGIKASELEAEFAEMDGWSADSEASSLLQGLGIGTDLHYKKMAELTGGEKVKVLLAQALFGKPGILILDEPTNHLDISAVNWLQGFLGDFEGTVLVVSHDRHFLNEVCTHMVDIDFGKIKMFVGNYDFWYESSQLALQMHKDQNKKKEDKIKELQAFIARFSANASKSKQATSRKKLLDKITLDDIQPSTRRYPFVGFTMEREVGNDILLVENLSKTIDGVKVLDNISFIVNKGDKIAFIGSNEIAITTLFKILMGEMEPDSGSFKWGVTITKSYFPKDNSEFFNNVELNLLDWLRQFSVEQSEIYLRGFLGRMLFSGDEALKQVQVLSGGEKVRCMLSKMMIANANVLILDQPTNHLDLESITAVNNGLRDFKSNILFASHDHQFIQTVANRIIEIKPDGYNDRVMTYEEYIEAFLKK
- a CDS encoding HlyC/CorC family transporter; amino-acid sequence: MDPDSTWQFFVLLGCLCLSAFFSASETALTSLSKIRIRHMVDENIKGGDLIDRLVKDPSKLLGTILIGNNIVNIGASALATSLALDLFGSTGVAIATAAMTLLVLIFGEITPKSLASKFPEKASVVVSKPLSIMVVLLTPFVKIMMLLTNGIMRIFGIKNTSSYPTITEQELRTIVAVSEEEGVLQTEEKEMIQNVFEFGDMQIQDVMVQRTDMIAIDIATPFNEIIDMVKSEQFSRYPIYKDGIDNIVGVLNVRDLIFLNNDEGDFNIEKYIRKPYFTFEFKKISDTFKEMKKNRIHIAIVLDEYGGTAGIITMEDLIEEIVGDIDDEYDEIEDEIQFVKDGEYIVNGSTKISTVNEMLGTDFESEDFDSIGGLIIEALGRLPKYGEKVEQDNVTLIVERVEKNRIQTIKVYV